A segment of the Populus alba chromosome 9, ASM523922v2, whole genome shotgun sequence genome:
TTtaactcaaaataatattatttaattaaattagacCGATTCCTTTGATTAGAAACCTGATGATAACCAAGTTGTTACTAAAAATTAGAATTCTTAGATggtatgataaaataaaatcaaaatcaatatatCATACCAAAACCAATAAACTTGACTACTTGGTCAAACATtgacttgatatatatataaaaataaaaattgtaactTGAACCAAGTGCctccaagttatttttaaaagaccaACCAAAATACACTTACCACTTCACAATTTCTTATTGATGCTTCACTtattacaaaatttattaataatattgtatAATTGACCTAACAATAGAGCTAGTAACCTAGGTGACCTATTTAGCTTGATCGAATCAGTGTTATCTAaactaggtttaataactttggcCAAAAGAACCCATTTTCTTTATCTAGTTCATATCCAACCAGTAAAATTTGAATGATATGACATTATCTTAGTGATCGAGGTGATCCTCTTTCCTCTATGAATACCAACCTTGCAATAATTGTTAAGAGATTCAATCTTTTTCTCAGTTAGCTGAACTTCTAGACTATTTACTAATAGAAGCTCTCCCTATTAAGACTCGCACTCTCATCATTTACATAACTCTTAAGACTACATTCGTTTGGGTTTTGACTTTAACATCATCTACTCTTCttctaaaaccttttttttattacttgcaTCCATTTATCTCAATTAGTAAACCATTATTTCTACGAAGCACAATCCTAACTCTCATTATTTAAACCACTTTCCCAACCAATGTTTGATATGTTCTAAAAAACCCTCGCACTCATTTGCGCGTGAGCACATAGGCTTGCTTACCATTGAGGACAGGAAAAAACTCTGTGCACCACAACATGCTCGTACGAATTGAAGCCTCCTACAAGAACATTagtgtacacacacacacacacagacacaTAATTGATGAACCCACCATCGTTACTGATTTctaaatcggcagcgacgcaatGTTATTAAAAGTTAGGGTAACAAATTGGACTATCTTAaagagctgggagggaggggtaaaattGGTTTTAGACAGACCAAAACACGAACAAGAACACCTTTAACCTAACCCCAAACACCCTACCTCAGTTTATGTGAAGTATAAATgcaaggggagagagagagagagagagagagagagagagagagagagagagagagagagagagagagagagagagagaagatgaCCCTTCCTCTTCCTAAAGTCTAGCTATTGCAGCTGCATGTCTCTCTCTTTTCCACCTTCTTCCCAAAAAAATTCTAACCAAAACTAGCAAAGAATACCTCTTGAATAGTGAGAGAGAGTTGAGATCGTGAATGAAGGCTGAGTAGCTGTTTAGGGTGAAGAAAAGGGGGCTGGAACGAGTGGgaagaaactaataaaaaacatagaaaaagaaaaagagaaccgagagaggaagaagaaaggaaaaaaatgggaGAAAGATGGAGGAGAAATACTACTAAACTGTCCAAACCTACTTAGAGTTGAAAGGTACGGGTCATGTAGTCTCCTTTTGCCCCTTTATTCTTCAAACCCAGAACTGAAAATGATGAAGGATCCCTAAGAAAAATGGACCTAAACCCCCTAGGCTAATTATAAAGGAAACTGAAAACAATTAAGAGGACAAGCAGCAAAGACGAAATGAGACCAAATTCTATAGCATCTAACTAAGGATAATGAATAAAATGGAAAGAATAAAACTTAGTAGAGGGTCGGCCATAAAAGTGGGACTGGCCGGAATGCATTGTATAAGAAGATGCATGTTTTTGTTCATGTTAAAATCATGTCACTTTGCTGGGATTTGATGACAAATGTGTGCTAGAATTGAAAatgcatgtgtgtgttcatGTTAAAATCATGTGACTCTGCTGGGATTTGATGACAGATGTATGCTGGAATTGAAAATGCATGAATGTGTTCGTGACTCTGCTGGGATTTGATGATAGATGTATGTTAGAATTAAAATGCATGGGTGTGTTcatgttaaaatcatgaaacttgCTAGGATTTAATGATATATATTGTGCGGGAATTAAGAATGCATGTCTCTGTTCATGTTAAAACCATGTAACTGCTGAGATTTGATGATATATTATGTGCTGGAATTgagaatgcatgtgtgtgttcatGTTAAAACCATGTAACCCTGCTGGGAATTGATGATAtattatgtgctgaaattgaaaatgcatgtgtgtgttctgcaacgaatttataatttattgccgaaattaagttgatTGCATCAATTAATATTCATTGTCGAATTGTGTGTTCTGTAATGAATTTGGGATTCGCTGCAGAAATTGTATTGTCTGTAGTGAATATATAATTCGCTACCGAAAGCTAGTTGTTTGCAGTGAATAACATTCACTGCCGATTGATGTGTCCTATAGGGAAGATGGGATTCGCTACCAAAGTGGTATTGTATGCAACGAATTTCAAATTCACTGCAGAAATTGAGCTAGCTGCAGCGAATTAGAATTCGTTTTCGAAGTGTGTGTTCTGCAACGAATTTATGATTCACTGCTAAATTTGAGTTGTttacagcgaattagcattcgctgtcgAAGTGTGTGTTCTGTAGTGAAATTGTGATTTGCTGCCGAAGTTAAGTTGTCTACAatgaatttgtgatttattGTCGAAGTGCGTGTTCTACAGCGAATTTGCGATTTGCTGTCGAAGTTGAGTTGTCTGCAATGAATTTGCGATTTGCTACTGAAACTGAGTCATCTACAGTGAATTAGCATTAGCTATCGAAGTGTGTGTTTTGTagcgaatttgtgatttgttgccgaaattgagttgtatACATCAAATTAGCATTCGTTGTCGAAGTGCGTGTTCTGCAGCAAATTTATGATTCACTGCCGAAGTTGAGTTATCTGCAacaaatttgtgattcgctgccacAACTGAATTGTGTGTTTTGCAGTGAATTTTTGATCCGTTGTCTAAGTCGAGTTGTCTgcagtgaattagcattcgttGTTGAAATGTGTGCCTTGCAACGAATCTGTGATTCTCTACCGAAGTTGAGAGTTGTTTGCAGCGAAGTAGCATTCATTGCAGCAAAACGTATTGGCTGCAACGAAGTAGCATTCAGTGCCAAAATTGTGGCGTTAGTAGAGAAACAGTTTTCGCTGCTGAATTACACAGCTTGCAGCGAACAAATTTTCGCTGTTGATTTCTATAATAGGCCTCCCGGGtagaaatgacttaaatgctagtaataATTTCTTagtatgatggtgtaaaatgtggaacacttgaatgtgaacatatgaactcttgaaataagtataGTGATGAATGTGATTCAAAGATACAAATGTACTGATTTGTGACCCTAGTAGTCTTAGGTGGTGTGGTCAGGATTGGATCATCGTCAAGATAAGAACAACCCACtagtggagcaggtaggtgactttcaccttcctttttcataacgttgaataatgaaatactttatcatgaatgttaccGTATTGTGTTAGTATAGATATCATATTgccaaatgcttaaatgttgacaaataatttattagcttcggctaatagcaTTCGAATGGATAACCGAGACAAATGAATAATTAGCTTTGGCTATTGGAATCCAAAGGGATGATCAGGACAaaggaatgattagcttcggctaaggcatccgaatggatgacggGGACAAACGATtaattagctttggctaatggcatccgaatggatgatcaggacaaatgaatgattagctttggctaatgataTCTGAATGAATGACCGGGATAAATTGTTGATTAGCTTTAGCTGATGGCATCCGAAGTGGATGGCCGGGGTGAGTGAATGGTTAACCTCGACATATGATGCCTTAAAAGAATAGCAGGATTTAAGATTATGGCCGATTGCAAGACTTGATGCATCTACATGTATTACAAGTTGTTTATACCAGGTACATGAAGGAATGACAAACGTCACGCTTCAAACATGGGAtaatgttaatgttttattaaactACCAAATCgtttattattaagtaattgcattcttATAAATGTTTTGTATTGCAACAGGGACATCACACCAATGAGGTGCATGAGAAACCCAGTACACGGGAATCTATTTTCgcaaggaattatgtagttGCATTATAAATCACgatgtattttatatgaatcaatgtattgaatgtataactattattaaatcctttttgtttaaattcgtGATTACTATTAGTACGATAaaaatgcaaactcatgtcaaTGTATGCATATCTTTAATGtaaacttctaatcatgcaaacataatattatgtgtttatgtaatattcatatttaaatgaaatgttgattattgtTGATATATGAATTGTATcttaataatataagaaaataggTTCACCAATTATTGACACAATGTATccagtacaaaaaaaataattaccgtTATTTTAGGCTTGAAAAAATAGTTCGTTACAATTAGACATGATGCTCCATAGAATGATTTGATTAGATAGATCTCTGTCATGTTCTGTGCCACCATCCCCGCTGAAAGTGCTGTCAAATGGGGTGAGTTGCAATACCTCTTTCTACAATGATCATTACGAAAAGAATACTAGTGAAATACCATGTAGCACGCTTTGGTTCCATACCAACACTGGAAAGGAACATGACCCACATACAACTTAACCAAAATAAAACCTTGTATTAAGCTTTTACATTAATACAACAcgatacaataaataaaacatgtaccGAAAATTATCTGCTCTGATCATGTATTTGTGGTACAATGAATAACCAAAGTACCAGTATTTACAGCATTGAACATGGACTCTGGTAATCCTAGGCCTAATCCAGATACAATCTAAACTATAAATGAATATGCTATACAACAAGATGTTTGTATTCTCTAAGAATTGGGTAAGGTGTGCCTACAAAATGGTGTTAGCGGATAGGAAACAATCAGATATAATGCAACTTCCAGGTGAATTTCTTATTGgctattctttctttcttttcttttcttttctttttcttttttcttttcttcttttctttgaggTAGGAGCTGCATTTACAAACATAGAAGGCTGTAGAAAACAAGTGGTATGAATGCGTTATCAAGTTGTGCCGTGTAGGCCTCCAACAAGCCACTCACTGTTACAGCTAGGAGAAGAGAGATCCAATGCTGCACAAAGTAGTACAGGAAACATTAACAAGGAGACCAATAGCTCAAATGGGAAAATAATGTCTAGATTAATGAGCCCCATgataacccccccccccccctttatttatttatttattcattttttgagCAGGGAGGGAGGCGGGGCTTGTTGAGCTGTTTCGTGAGGGAAATTATGTTAAGATTAGGGGGATATGATGCATGCAACAAGCATCTAGAGCAAAAGCAGTATTAGAAAacagagatgaaattaaaatgggatTAGCATGAGAAATCTGAGTCACAAAACATGCATTCATATATGAGACACTGGCACAAATTTTTTAGgccaattaaaaaacttatacaGAAGATATATTGAACTGATTTAGTCAAACTCTACATccataatagaaaaataaactatttagcCAGTTAAACTGTCCAAAACAGATTCGATTTAACAtaaaacaggtttttttttttttttttttttgtgaaatggAAGCATGTCTGTGCACGCATGAAATATATGCAAGAATAATGAGCTGATTTACCCTGTCCAGATGAAGCAAATCCATTCCAGCAGAAAGTATGAAAAGTAagagtattttataaaatttggtgtgtgtgtgtgtgtgtgtgtgagagagagagagagacctcaGTAAGAAAATATCCAGTGGATGCTAAATGCGGAAACAATACTGAGCAAGCAGCAAGGACTGATGTTATTCCAGCTGCAGTGCCTTCAATGGTTTTCTctagcaagtaaaagagttccACGCATAATATcagaaatttatcaaaaacacTAATAGACCAAGAATTAATCATTCTAAAGAGAACTTACTCCCAGTTTTGCTCCACCTGAGGACACCATATTTGTGGCCAACCATTGAAGCCTGAATATTAAAGCAAAGCCATCTTATTAGTTTTCAATGAAGCAGGGCTATTGGTGAACAATAAACATGAATAATCTAATGGCAGACACAAACAAGGGCCTACATATGCTATTACCAAAAATTCTCATACTCCATATTCATCCACCAGATCTACAATTATACTAGAATTTCACTGGTAAAAGGTTCTACAAATATTGTGTGAGTTCATTGAATCAGATATTTATATGATATACAGCCCTATCTCAGTGACCAAAGGGTCACTCGTATCCTGCCATGTGAATAATCTTTTATTGTCCAGCtattatatatgaataatatcaCTCGCAACCAGAACCTAAAAACGAACCATTCAtctatttttccttctttcaggGCAGAAAGTTTCACAAAGGAAATCCACCTTTTGTTCAAAATGACATCTGATTTGCTTTCAAATTGCTTAGAAGGATCAGCTTGGATGGGAAAGGTTGAAAATAGTAAACCAAGTTCAATAGGAACGAGAAACTGCTTAAGGCCGTAgagtttttatcaaaatttccaAGAAAGGGTACTGAAACATACATCACAAACCTCTCCAGCTTGCAACCACGAGGAATAATTGTTGCATTTCATTACTTCATACCCCCTCATGAAGCTTATTTAAAAGTTGCAATTGTTGTCCTGTTTATTAACCAACTCAGTTTTATAGAAGGCAAATGCATGCTTGTAACTTATCAGTTGGATGTGTCAAATGATCACTTATAGAGATCCAAATTGAGTAGAAACATgaggcaaaaaaagaaaaattgtaaaCCAAATTCTTACCAGTAAGAAACATGGAAATTAGCACACTCACCATTGTATCACCAATTCCGAGGCTCAAAATTCCAGCAAAAGGAGCAAGGGGTCGATCATTGTATCCAGAAGACATCCAGATAGGAAGTGCACATCCCAGTAAGAGTGAAAAGTGgctaaagaatagaaaaaaagagaaaaaaagagagagaggacaaATTACTCATCTGCATTAAACATTTGCATTACAAAGATAAAGTATGAGGGAAATAACTAGTCATGCCTGACAATGAGGAGGTCAGAGTCACGATGGTCTGTGAAAGCATTCATAAATTCATGCACAAGCTGTCCCAAAGGCCAAATTCTCCAAACCTGACCACAAAAATACATGGcaaagataaataatttacGGGAACATAATGAAACTCGGGAATTATTCAGAACTCCTGGAGTTGTAATCTTTCTCTCACATACACATATGACCCACCATAAAAATTATTCCAGGGGTCCCACCTCCATGTAAGAGAGAGTAGAACTCCTGGTGTAActaataattttcttgaaaCTCAAAGTacaccaaaaatataaattctagtGTCTTGAAACCAGGATCAGATTAACCAACAGATTTCAGGTAACATATCTAATGCATGATGCTGGAATTGCAATTAGAGAGACATGCTGTCATCTAGACTAAAAAAGACTTAGCAAGTGCAGTTGTCGACATGACTGGAAAGCATAGCCAAGTCAAAATACAAATGAAGGTTAGCATATGGTAGAATTCATGGGACAATATAGAGGTGGATTTGCACAGATTATtatgataatttgaaaaaaggaAACTACAAAATTTAATGCTAAATAAGAGAAGACATTATTAACCTAAAAAGTTCTACAGTGAAGTAAATGCCACtgcaatttttaagaaattctcAGCTCCTCTTTTCTATTTCAACAAATTGATCAAATTTGTAATCATCCAAGCTGTGTATAAGAATGAAAATGTCAATACAATACAACCTACACATTCGATCAACTTACTCGAATAATTTCCAAAGTCAAGAAAACGGCCAAGGCTGCACCAAATGCCAGATCAAGAAACTTAGGctgaaaaaaaacttacatcaGCAGTGCATCCAAGAAATCAACAATAGAAATGACGACCACCAAAACAACCAAAATGATGATCAATCTTTTATCCCCAAATTACCTGTAAGATAACAGCAGGCAGAAACATTAAAACAGCCATTAGATGGTAGTACTTTCGAAGAAGAATCCTCTCAATCTTACTATTCTTGGATATGTTATAGAATCGCAGAACAGAAAGATATATCACACACACCCAATAGAGACAGAGTGATAGTCTTTTAACTGGTTCcctaaaaacaaatctaaccACCCTGTTAAAAAACACATGATGAGAATATATTCAGAAGAATTATATGGATATAATGGATTGCAAATATAAGAACCGAGACTGCGATTCCTATTTCCTAGCCACAATTGTTTCAAGCATCACTGCAGTGCAAAATAACCTCCATGGTTCACCCTAACAGGGTGAGAGACACCAATTGCACTACTGAGATGTCCTAGTTTCAAACCCTAGCAACACAGCCTAACCTATCaggaaggggggggggggggtggggcTTGCACCCAaacattttgatatcaaaataacattcaaCACATGCAACCCACAAAACCATGAACTATATATATCACTGAGATAACATGCCAATCATCTACCAGTTCATTATTAAGCCAATTTcatcaagataaaatattttatcttcaaaTGAAATCAGattgagaagaaaattcaaTCAGCTACAAAATTTTATACGTAAGTAAGTGTTGAGGCAAGTAATAATACCACAACAGTGGATGCATGTCAAAATCCTGTACAAACTGCATCCATGAAGGGATGATCACAACAATCAAAAAACCAAGGGAAGCGAAGAATATAAGAGATTTCCCTTTCTCACTACATATCCTTGCTCCAGAGTAGGTTGATCTTGAAAAGCCATCCCATCCATGGAGCAAATATTTCAAGACAACTAGGTAGAGGAGAAGGCCGAGAAGTAGACCCTGGtaagaagataaaagaaaaaacacaaaattcacAATCAATTCCTCAATTAAGGATGATTATCTTTATGGATAACTCCACCAGTAACAAATCAAACCTGAATGATAATGCCAATCTCACTTCTCCTAAATCCATATTGCATAAAGACTAATTCTGATGAAGTCATGTATCCATAAAGCTGTTCAAACAATACCCATTACCATTATAAAGTAAAAACTCTGGGCTTAATCCAGAGGGAAGAGTAGACTGTTTTGTACAGAAGAGCACTAGCCTTTTCAATGGTATTGGCTAACATGTCACCAAAGTAGAGTACAAGACCCACAGTCACCAGAAGTGCTTCCCCTAGAAAGACATGATTGCCAACAAAAGAACCAGACATTCTTAATGCAAGTACaacatcaaatataaatataaaaaggaaatgTGAGTTCCTTATACAACAATGCAGTTTCATCTAGTCAGGGATAAGTGAAGGACATTTGTCCAATGGAATTCCAGCAACAACTGGAGATTTACAGTGGCTTAGAAATGTGTATTTTTGGATTCTGACAATGATAGCCACTATGATAAATAGGCATGGTATTCATGGACACATTGATGACACCACGCTGTGCATAAGTCTCAAATCAAACTAAGCAACAATAAAAATCTCATGGAATGTACAAATATGCTATAAAAGTTCCATTGTACAAGCAAATCGCTAAGCTTATAGAAACAATTGCAGAAACATGAAACTAAACCCACATGGAGAAGTATGATATCATGCTTCTCACTAATTTTTTCCAGTAAGCCATAGGTTTATCAGTACAAGGGATTAATATGCCTCCTACCAAATTCTGAAAGAAACATAAAGCAATGCAATTGTAAATTATACAAGACCTTTGTGGTTACCAAAACTGATAAAGCAACACAAAATTATATTAGCATTCCACACTCGTTATCAACAAGATAAGCCAACAGCAAGCAGTAAACATACCAAAGGAAACGCATGAAGGAAAAGCATTAAGTAGATGCTGCACCAACTTAACTGCTGCGAATCCATGAAAAAACACCCACAATAGTTTCCATATTGCATGCAcacctgaaaataaaataaacaaaaacagtaGAGGTTTATAAAAGTTCCAGGCATGCAAATATTTATTAGTCAAACGACAAACTAATTACATACTTACCAATAGTactatacaaaaataatagGGCTGCACCAATCACAAAACATACTAAGCCAAACTTAGAATTCCATGCCTCACATGAATGGCTTCGTGTATTGTCCAATGTAAATAAGCAGAGCACCATAAGCACAGTGAAGCAGCTACCAAATGCAGCCCAGTATTGCAACGCCAGGTAATTAAGTTCTGCATAATGAGTCGAATACAACACATGACCAAACATTTATATCATAGATCGATATCATAAAATATACTCCATATATATGCGTGCATGAGTGAGAGAAAGAGAACTCCTAATTTCTCCTCTGCATTTGTAGCAAAAGTAAATTCCCCCATAACTGAAAAAATGCGAGCCAAACAAGGCCAATCAATAACTGCCTCTGATTTCCATCCATTTTACACATCACATGAgtgaaaaaattaactatttttctaCAAAAACAAGGGAAAAGTGACTTCAAGTGAAGCATATAAAACTGGTGGAGACTGGCAATCATTATCAGTTGGCCTGATTTAGCCCACATATGAAACACGGAGGGGAAATTGACTTTTCACTACAAATACAGGGGGGAAATATCAATTACTTCTCTCTATAATTTCATTAGCAATTGTTAGTACCTCCATGATGAACTTGATGCAACGAGAAGGCTCTTGATTGCTGTATCAATTTTGAGAGCATAAAAGTTGGTAATGTAACTGCACCTAATAGTATCCCTGACGAAGCACCTGCCCTGAATTCAAAtgtaaatatcataaattaaaccCTAGCTTAATCGATAAGGTCAATTACAAAGCAGAAGGTTTCAGAAATcacaaatttaaattcaatttcatgatCGCCGATAAAATGAAGCAGGAAACCCTAAAGGTAAGAAGTACCTGGTTTTGAATTGAGACAAGGAAGTGGAAGTCTCGACACGGACCTCGACGGAGAGAGCAAATAtagcgaggagagagagagcgacGCCGtgtaagagaagagaaagagggagagagaagagGACGATGACAATAAAAAGCGTAACCACCGCTCTCTCGCCGTTAAGCAACTGCGAAAACGAGACAGCGGCCATGGCGACTCCGCTGTCAAGCTGGAATCTAAAACAAAGGATTCGTTTTGATTGAGAAAGGAAACGGAGAAAAGCAACggtgtctttttttctctctctcgaaAAGACAAAGGATAAACGGAGGAAAGCAAAGGATGGGGTTGACGCTGTCAGAGCCGTCGGGGGGGGCTCGTTCGGTTGGGGGGACTCGTTCGGTTAGGTGGCCGGATCGGTGACTCAATTGGTGGGGCCCCACCAATACGTGTTTCAGTCAATGATAGGATCCCACATCAGCTGCCACTGTGTTCTCCCAGGCTGGTTGTTAATAAAGTCGTTTTCGccagtaaattataatttattcccTATACTTTATGAGAAGAACTTACATAGTCCCTGTAGTTTAATATAGTAATTAGCCAATCCCTGTGTTCTTAAATCCATTTATAACTTATAGTCCGTCTGTCTTTTTCCTGTGTTGAACTAGTTTATGAGCCCGTCCGCATTACATATTACGTatcagaataattttttttaatataataaaaaatattcaggttataaataattatttaatatttttattatattacttttaaaattttctgatctgattttttatctagtttaaatataaaattaaataatataaaaattattataacgtAAGTAAGTGATTTGATTGGTTTTAAACCAATTTGATTATACAGGAGGATGAACattgaaggattaaaaaaacgaataaagttttcaaataaataaatgaatgaagtttcaaaaaaaaagaataaaaagaaacaaaaattagacAAACATGAATAGTAGAATTCAAACCTGTctgggaaagaagaagaaactttaagcaattttttcttcaaacaatatttgtctttttaaaaacaaaagtggCAGACGATGGTATGCTGTAAACCTATACTCGGCTAACCGATGGTAGCTGGAAAattattatagaatttttttcttgttaaaaacttatttttcattatattttcatgtaaaaccttaaaataacatttctaaaacatcaaaaaataaacatatcaatgcaaagaaatccaaaaataatttgaaaatacaaaattaaactagcaaagattttttttatcaccctTGATctgttattttagaaaatattgaaacttaaaaaaattattatcaaaattttcTTGTAGAATGTAACatataaacatcaaaattaatttttttagtggttGACATCCATGTGGATACTTGGTTTTATTTCTCTTCATTGGATTCTGGAaaatttttctcttctctctctaactcattgattggaagaaaaaaaaatcaattttggaccaaaatcaaattttgaaaaaatatagggactgttaaagttaaaaaataaaagttggagGATGGAAATGATTTTTTCCCATAAAGTTTAGATGGGTCATAATATTTCTTCATGTTTCACATTGTGATactatcatttaatatttctttcattaaataattttgacaAGTTGGTTACTAAATTGGAAATTAAAGgatacaattgaaaaataataaattttaataatcaaatcaaaaaaagCCACAACATTTCACCATTCATTACTACAATGAAATGCCAAGGCCCTTTTAGTATATGACTAGATATGTTGCTTGAGCATTGTCACGGGACAAATAAGTGATAGGTTAAAAAATCCAACTCCCAAGTCATTTGttaaattgagaatttaaaTATACAGgaaagaaacaacaacaaaaaaacatactcAAGTCTATTTAGATTATCGAACAACTCAATGCTAACTTAtctgaagaaaaacaaataaaaaagaatcaaagttcaaaaaaaaaaaagagaaaacatcaGCATAAAAAAGAGGGAGGGAATCAAGCAAACCTAGCCAAACCTCCTAAACTTAatctaatctaaaaaaacttACACCTTGTTAAATAATGAGTATGAGttcaataaaaaagtttaaatatcatttaatttaattttgaagggaGGAATAATTGAAacactattaattaaaaaacttgcaaaataaaagaaacaaaaaaaaaaataatagggcTAAAATCTTACAAAGGAAAAACCTAATGAGAATGAAATCtacaaaaaatatcacaaaaaaaaaaaattgtaattaaaagaattaggacCAAACttgaatgattaaaaaaatcatagaaggtg
Coding sequences within it:
- the LOC118034789 gene encoding dolichol kinase EVAN; amino-acid sequence: MAAVSFSQLLNGERAVVTLFIVIVLFSLPLSLLLHGVALSLLAIFALSVEVRVETSTSLSQFKTRAGASSGILLGAVTLPTFMLSKLIQQSRAFSLHQVHHGELNYLALQYWAAFGSCFTVLMVLCLFTLDNTRSHSCEAWNSKFGLVCFVIGAALLFLYSTIGVHAIWKLLWVFFHGFAAVKLVQHLLNAFPSCVSFGEALLVTVGLVLYFGDMLANTIEKLYGYMTSSELVFMQYGFRRSEIGIIIQGLLLGLLLYLVVLKYLLHGWDGFSRSTYSGARICSEKGKSLIFFASLGFLIVVIIPSWMQFVQDFDMHPLLWVVRFVFREPVKRLSLCLYWVCVIYLSVLRFYNISKNSKIERILLRKYYHLMAVLMFLPAVILQPKFLDLAFGAALAVFLTLEIIRVWRIWPLGQLVHEFMNAFTDHRDSDLLIVSHFSLLLGCALPIWMSSGYNDRPLAPFAGILSLGIGDTMASMVGHKYGVLRWSKTGKKTIEGTAAGITSVLAACSVLFPHLASTGYFLTEHWISLLLAVTVSGLLEAYTAQLDNAFIPLVFYSLLCL